The DNA window GTACTGGCCGATTAGTAACCCCGCCCTGTAATTGTCGCTGGCGAAAAGCGCGTCGGTGGCGGTCACCGGGTCGGTGGGACTGTCGAGCGCGATCACGAGCACGCCTTTGGAGCGCGCCTTTCTGATCGCGGGCACAATGGCCTTGGAGTCGCTCACTGTGATGAGAATGACCTTCGCGCCGGCCGCGATCATGTTCTCCATCGCAGTGACCTGCGCAGCGTTGTCGCCGTCGTGCTTGCCTGCGCCGGACAACAGTCGCACACCATTCGATTTCGCGGCGGCCTGCGCGCCTTCCTTCATCTTCACGAAAAACGGGTTGGTATCTGTCTTCGTGATGAGACCGATCACTGGCGCCGTGCCCTGAGCGATAGCCACGCCGGCGGTGATCGGCGCGAACAGTACGGCGATAAGCGCGGCACGGTGCAATCGCATCGGACTCACCCCTATGCGTGCGACGTCCAGGAGAGCTCGCGCGGCTTGTGCGGAAGGCACGGGTCGAACCGTCCGGGCGACTCGGCATACCGTTGCGCCTTCGTATAGCCGATCTCCGAGGTGAAGTAGCCGAGCAGCGCGAGCTCCTTCATCATGCGGAAGTAGTGGCTCGGATCGCCCAGCCGCCGGATATCCCGGACCCCACGACAATTGCATCGTACGCTGACGATTGCACTATTCCTCCGTGATCGTGTGACGCTGGTGGGCCTGACGAATGCCACTCCCGGAGCGGCAGGGCGATGGGACGGCGCGTATCCAATATGCCGTCGAATCCGCGCGATGGCGACGAGCGACCCGTCGCTGAGTTCTTACAGAGGAACATTCAGGGAGCCAGATTCAGCCCTCGTGAAAATCGCAAGGTATGCGCTGCTCGCCACGATTCTCGGATGCGGCGACCGGAGCGCGACAATCTGGGCTCGAGGCGAATCGGGCTTTACGCCCTCAGGAACGATTCGCCTCGAGCCGGTTGGCAGTGGTCTCAGGCGGCCAGTTTACGTGACGGCACCGATGGGCGACGCACGGTTGTTCGTTGTGGAGCAGGCGGGCGTCATTCGCGTGGTGAAGGACGGCGCGGTGCTGCCTCGGCCTTTCCTCGACATCGTGTCGCTCGTGCACAGCGATGCAGAGCAGGGCCTGCTCAGCATGGCGTTCCATCCCGATTTCAATTCCAACGGATACTTCTTCGTCTACTTTCTCGATCGTACCCGCCATATCCGCATCGAGCGCTTTCGCGTAAGTCCGGATCCCGATGTGGCCGATGCTGAGAGCAGGAGAACGCTCCTCTCGATCGACAAACCCGGATGGGAGCACAACGGCGGGCTGGTGAAGTTTGGTTCTGATGGCATGCTCTACATCGGAACCGGAGACGGTGGAAACACGAGAAAGCTTTCGCGCAACGCGCAGGATCCGCGATCCCTGCTCGGAAAAATTCTCAGGCTCGACGTCGACGATGAAGCGGGCTACACAATCCCGGCCGGGAACGCGTTCCGTACGCCTGAAGGCGGGCGCCCGGAGATCTGGGCGAGAGGACTTCGTAATCCGTGGCGCTTCGCCTTCGACAGCGCGACCGGCGCGGCGTACGTCGCCGACGTCGGCCAGTATCACCGCGAGGAAGTGAACGTCATCGCGTCCGATCGCGGCGGCGCCAACTTCGGCTGGAATATGATGGAGGCCGGGGCATGTTACGAAGCCTTCGGCAAAGCGCGGGTCGGCACGATGTACTGGAAGCTCACGCGCGTTTTCGGGCGTATTCCGCTTTGCGGGACGAGTGGCCTCGTTTTGCCGGCGGTGGAGTACGCTCACTCGGTGAAAGGCTGCGCAGTGATAGGAGGCGCGGTTTACCGCGGTCGTCGCGTTCCGGTATTAGCCGGGCACTACATGTTCTCCGACTTCTGCGGCCAATGGTTGCGCACGTTCAGGTACGCGAACGGCAGCGCCGGTGAGAAACGCGAGTGGAAGGTGGGGGATATCGGCCAGGTCGTGTCGTTCGGCGAGGACGGAGCCGGCGAGATGTACATCATTGCCGACAAAGGCGTATTCCGGATCACAGGGCTGGCGAAATAGATGAACCGTCGTCACGGCCATGAAGCCAGCCACTCGAAACCGAACTTGAAAGGCCGCGACGACTTCGCGACGTCTGACGCGCGAAGCTACAACGCTTTGCTCGTTGCACTCGTTGCCCTTGCGCTCGCGTTGCGTCTGCCCGGCTTCAACGAAAGCCTCTGGTACGACGAGCTGTGGTCCACGCGAGTGATCCTCAGCAGCGTGGAAGCACTGATGCGCGTGATCGGCACGGACCCCCATCCGCCCTTCTACCCGGTCATCATGTTCATCTGGATCCGGATCTTCGGTGATTCGGAAATCTCGGTGCGGATGCTTCCCCTCATGTGCGGGCTGCTGACGATAGTTCTCACGGCGCGGCTCGCAGCTGCCTACAGCGGACCGCGCGCCGCTCCAGTGGCTGCTCTCATCATGGCGATATCGCCGGCACACATCTGGTATTCGCAGGAGGCACGGCAATACTCGTTGCTCCTGCTGCTACTCACATCCTGCACGTGGGCATTTCACAAGATCCGGCAGTCGCACGCGAGACGGTGGTATGCCGCCTACGCGATACTCGCACTGTGCCTGGTCCTGACACACTACTTCGCCATCGCGTACGTCTTCGCATTCACACTCCTGGCATTGCCAGACCGCCGGGCTCGGACTCGCATGCTCGGTATTGTCGGAGCGATCGCGTGTGTGCTAGCCACTTATCTCGCGGTACGATGGCGCTTCGCGGCTCTCCAGGCGCAGCTCGGGCATCTTCGCGGATTTGGAATCGCTGAGCTCTGGAAGCTGATGTTCGAGTGGTACGTAACGGGCGGCGCACTGGGGCGACCGGAGCATCGCGTGTTCCCGGTACAACTCGGTGTACTGGTGGTGCAGCTCGTGCTTCTCGCGCTGGTCGTTCGAGGTCTCAACCGCGCCGAGGTAGCGCCCGTTCCGACTGCGTCTCCCGAACCCCGCTGGGATCGGCTGGCGCGCCGGTGGGAGCTCACACTGCTGCTCATGGTCCTCCCCGTCGCACTGCTCACGCTCGGGCTGCTCGGAGCGAAGCGGTTCTACATCGAGAGGAGTGCAATTTCCGGGTTGCCTTTCTTTGCCATCGCGCTGGGCATCGGTGCGACATCATTTCGCTCGGCCCGATGGCGTGCACTGAGCGTGGGACTCATCGCAGGTTTCGGCATAGTCGTACTCGCCAACTACTACGCCAAGGCCGATAGGGCGACCGTCGGGCTGGCGCATCCCGACTGGCGCGCGGCAGCGCAATGGATACGGCGCCAGAAGTCGCCCTCGCAAAGGCCCGTGGTTGTGATCTCGATACGGCCGGCTGTCGAGCTCCTTTACTACGACAGCGGATTCGGCTTGGCCGAGCGGGGCCAGCTGGGCGGCGCCTCGGCTCCGCCGGCGGATGAACGGGAAGCCCGCAGTATTCGAGGGCGATTAAAGCGAAGGTTCCCAATCACAGTTGATTCCCTGCGCGGCACGAGGGGCCGCATTTACCACCTGCCGGCGCCCGACGTCTCACGGATCAAATCCATCCTCGATCGCGAGGAGGCATCTGAGTTCTTTGTCGTAACCAACCGGTTCATCACTGAGAGAGATCGCCTCAGGGATGCGATCGCGGCGGACCAGTCTTTCAACGTCGAGGCCATCTTCGAGCCCAGGGGGCTCCGATTACTGCGAGTGCGGGAAATCGCAGCCGCGCCTCAGCCTGAGCCATTCACGAATTCCAGGAGCGAGCCTTCAGGATAGGAGACGAGAACGACAATGCCGGGAATAGAGGACAGACGAGCCGTCGGATTTCCAGCGCGTTGGTCCACAACGAGCAAGTCTCGATGCGTGCTGTTTGAGGGAGGGGAATGGACGCAGTCACGGTGCCGCGGGATTCGCTCACTTCGCTAGGGGGCCGTGTGTCTCGATCGGTCCATCCGCGGAGAGGTCGTCAAGCGTCACGGGCCTGAACATCAAATCGATCGCAAGCCATATTGTCTTTGAGAACGGATAGCAGATTATCACTCCCGCGGAGAGAACCACCACGCCGCCCCATTGAATCAAGTCCCACGGCGGATCCGGCCATGTCATCAGGAGAATTGCGACGAACCCAACGGCGAAAAACGTCTCGACGAAGATGAGCGCAACCATGTACGCGCCGAGGTAGTAGTCGCCTTCGCCTCGCTCGAGCCACAAGCCGCACTCGGGACATCGCTGACGCAGCTTCCCAAAGGAAGCAAATAAGTTTTTCGCGCCGCAGTTCGGGCAACGAAGCCGAAGCGCGCGGCCAAGCAATCGCGTCACTCTTCGAAGGGTGAGCCCCGATTCTCCGAGCGTCTCGGGCATTATTTCTCCCTCAGGCGATGGAGAATAAGTATGGCACGGCGCAAGCCGACAGAGCTGCGACCGAGAAAACCCCAGATCCGAAATATGTGACTTTCCAGGTTCACCCTGGAGCGCCGAGCTAAGTTTTGCGAATGGAGCCGGATACTCACCCCAGCAGATGGCGCCTGCTTGCCCTGCTCTCGACGGCTGAGCTGCTCGGCATGTCGCTGTGGTTTGCGGCAAGCGCCGTATCGCCACAGCTAAGCGCTCTCTGGAATCTGGATGCCGAGCAGGCGGGGTGGCTGACAACAATCGTGCAGTTCGGGTTTGTGACAGGCACCGCGCTCACCGCCGCGCTCAATCTTGCCGACATCCTGCCGTCGCGCCTCCTCTTCGCTTCGGCTGCGCTGGCCGGAGCCATTGCAAATGCGGCCGTGCTCGCGGCCGGGGGCTTTCGCTCAGCGCTCGTTCTGAGATTTCTCACCGGTGTTTTTCTCGCCGGCGTTTATCCGCCCGCCATGAAGATGATCGCCACATGGTTCAAGGCGCAGCGAGGACTGGCGATCGGCACAGTCGTGGGCGCTCTGACCATCGGTAAGGCGACTCCATACCTGGTGCATGCGATACCAGGCGTCGGAGTGCGTCCCGTCGTTCTCACTGCGTCAGCCGGTGCAGTCATCGCAGCACTTCTCGTCGCTTTTTGGTATCGCGAAGGGCCGTACCCGTTTGCGGCTCGTCCTTTTTCGTGGTCGCTTGTCGCGCAAGTCGTCAGGGTTCGCGAGTGGCGTCTCGCCACCGGGGGCTACCTGGGCCACATGTTCGAGCTATACGCGTTCTGGACATGGATTCCGGCGTTTCTTGCGGCGAGCGCGGCCGCAATGGTCGCGGAGAGTCGGCCCGGCAGTGAGGCGGTCTCATTGATCGCGTTCGGAGCAATCGCGGTAGGCGGCGCTGGCTGCGTGTGGGGCGGATTGGTCGCGGATCGAATCGGACGCGAGCGGCTGGTTACAATCGCTCTCGCGGCCAGTGGAACATGCTGTCTTCTCGTCGGGTTTCTTTTTGGCGCATCGATGTGGGTGCTGGCCCCGCTTGCCCTTGTATGGGGCTTTTTTGTAGTCGCGGACAGCGCACAGTTCAGCGCTCTCGTCACCGAATCGGTCCCGCCGCACGCAGTCGGGACAGCGCTCACGATTCAGACCTCGATAGGATTTCTGCTGACGATGCTTCCCATGCAGATTGTGCCGGCGCTCGCCCGCCAGGGTGGCTGGCGGTGGTCATTCGCCATTCTGTCCCTCGGCCCCGCCGCCGGGATCTGGGCGGTCAGGCGGCTTGTGCGCTCGCGACGTCCCTCCCGCTCAGCGATGCCCTCCATTGCCGGTAGCCCATGACGGACAGCACGAGGAAGACGAGATAGAGTCCCGCAGTGGGGTAAAGCGCCCTGGAGATGAACATCCCGATGTAAACGACGTCCACGGCTACCCAGACGATCCAGTTCTCGAGCAGCTTCTTCGTCATCATCCACTGGGCAACGAGGCTGGTGCTGGTGGTCAGTGAGTCGAGGTAGGGAAGTGCGGCATTCGTCGTGCGATGGAGAACGGTTCCAAGCAGAAGGGCAAAGGACACCCCGATGCACACCAGAATGACCGCGAGCTTCGGCGGGGTTCGCGATACCTTCAGCTCGGTTCGGTTTTTTCCACCGTAGAGCCATTGATACCAGCCATAAAACGAGACGATGACGTAAATCACCTGCAGGCCCATGTCAGCGTACAGCCGGGAAGCGTGAAACACGAAGGTGTATAAGCCGACATTCACGATCGCGGTCGGCCAGCTCCAGATGTTCTGCCTCACGCTGAGATACACGCTGACGACCCCGAAAAATGCCGCGACATACTCGAGCGTGTTCATATGAGATGCCTCAAATGACAGTTGGTCATCGTCCTTCGCCTTCGCTGTTCCGGATCGCCGTTTTTCTGCTCGCGCTCGGCGCGTGCGCGCGATTCCAGAAAACGCCGGAGCCGGTCAATACACCCGAGCTCCCGCTCGCCACCGATGCAGCGGCGGACTCGCTCCTGGTGGATGTGCAGCGAGTCGACAGCAGCCTGGTGGCGGAGCTGCGATACGCAACGTCGAACAATTTTACCGGAGCGCCACTTCCGGGCTACGAGGCGAATCGCGCGTATCTCAGAGACGAAGCGGCGGTCGCGATATCGCTGGCCAACGCGGACCTCCACCGCGAAGGGTTCGGACTGAAGATCTTCGACGCCTACCGTCCGGTGCGCGCAAGCGAGGCGATGGTGGCCTGGGCGCAGCGGGAGAACAGGACCAATCTGATTCGCGACGGATATATCGCGGCTCGCAGCCGGCACAATCTGGGAGTAGCAGTCGACGTGACGCTGGTGGAGCTGAGAAACGGTACCGAAATATCGATGGGAACTCCTTTCGACATGTTTTCGCCCGCATCCCACACGGCAAACGCGCGCGGCGTTATCGCGGTGAATCGAAAGCGGCTCAGGACGGTGATGGAGCGCCACGGCTTTCTCAACTACGAGAAGGAATGGTGGCATTACAGCTACGAGGTGGAGCACCCCGTCCGCTTTGATCGGGTAATCCGCTAGCCGCCGGCATCCTGCTTCCGCCCTGAAAATGAGGGAAGATTAAGGAAGAGCGGTCTCGAAGCATTATCCGCGGCCACGGTTAGCGGCCGGCTTCGGCTCCTCGGTTGAGGGGACGATCTCCTTCTGCCCGGCGGCCTTGAGATCCGCGTTGATTGCAGGCAGCGCCCCGAGCGCTGCGCCGAGCCGCGATAGCTGAGTATCCAGCTGCACCGAGAGTGTTCGAAATACCTCGCGCGTTTGATCTGTCGGTCTCGCGTCGGCGCTGGCAGCGACGCCGGCAAGTGCGGCGAGCTTGTTGTTGAGCCTGATCGGGTAGTTGAGCGGATCCTGCCCCGACTGATTCTTTACCTGGTATATCTCCGCCTCGTCAGCGGACAATTGCGCTGACAACGCGTCCGCCCTGGCGCGAAATGCCGCTTGCTGCGCGGTTGGCAACGCCGCGGCCCGGTCTGCGAGCTGCGCTTTTACGTTGCGAATTCGCCGTATTGCGTCGTTCGCCTGGGTGACCTTGTCGCGCACCGCGATGAGAAAGGCGAACTGCTCCTCGAGCAGCGCCTGTGATGCACTCGAGCGTGGATCGTTGACGACGCTGAATGTCTGCGTCTGGGCGCGTCCCGCGACAGTCACGCGAACGGAATACGTCCCGGGAACAGCGACCGGGCCCTGAGTTCCTGCTGCCCAGAAGATCATGTTCTGAAACGTCGACGCGTCGGGGTAACGAAGATTCCACGAGAAGGCGTTGAGCCCCGCCTTGTTGGAGACGCGCGGTGGGGGTGGCGTGCGCCGCGGACCGTCCTCGTCTTGCGGCGGATCCTCGCGCGCCTGGCTTTGCGTCGCACTGTCGGGCTTTCCACCGGCGCGTCTCAGGCTGTCAGCCCGCGCCGCGCGGACGCTGTCGGCGCGCACCGAGTCCGCCGCCACAGTCGCGTCCTGATTGCTCGTGAAGCTGCGTGTGACAGCTCCTTTCGAGTCGAGAAAATCCATCGTCACGACCTGTCGTGGTGACTTGAGCAAGTAATAAACCTGAGCGCCGGCCGGTGGATTCTGACCGGTTGGATGTCCGCCCGCCGCGCCCGTGGTTCCACCTCCAGAAAAGCCGGCGCGGTAGACCTTCCGCGGCTTGAAGAGGTGGGCATCCTTCGCCGCAAGAGCCGGCGTCAGCTGACGCAGCGCGGAAAGATCGTCGAGAATCCAGAACGACCGGCCGTGAGTACCGGCGATCAGATCACCCTCTCTCACGGAGAGGTCGTGAATAGGAACGATCGGCAGATTGCGGCGGAGCGACTGCCAGTTCGCGCCGTCGTCGAAGCTGACCCACACCCCGCGCTCGGTGCCGGCGTAAAGCAGTCCCGCTTTCTCCGGGTCCTCCCGAACCACACGCACGAATTCCGTTGGAGCTATGCCGTTCGTGACGAGCTTCCACGTCGCGCCGTAATCGGTCGTCTTGTAGATGTACGGGCGCATGTCGTCCATCTGATAGCGATTCGCGGCGAGATACGCGGTGCCCGGGGAAAAATGCGATGCCTCGATGATCGACATTCGCGCCCACTCGGGAATCCCCGCGGGAGTGACGTTCTTCCACGACTGCCCCGCGTTTCGCGTGACGTGCACGAGGCCGTCGTCCGATCCCGCCCAGATCACGCCGCGTGTAACCGGAGACTCCGCAATTGTGAAAACCGTGGCGTAATACTCGACAGACGTCTGATCCTTCGTTATGGAGCCACCAGACGGCCCGAGAGTCCTTGGATCGTGGCGCGTCAGATCCGGACTGATGGGGACGAAGCTCTGCCCCTCGTTCGTCGACTTGAACACGACGCTGCTGCCGATGTAGAGCGTGTTCGGATCATGCGGCGAGAGCACGATCGGGAACGTCCATTGAAAGCGATACTTTGCGTCCGCCGCATCGTGACCCATTGGATTATCCGGCCACGGGTTCACGTTGCGCTGGGTGCCGGAGCGATGATCGTACCTCGAGAGATAACCGCCATAGGAGCCGGCGTAGACGATATCCGGATTGTCGGGGCGCACCGCGATGTAGCCGCTCTCGCCTCCGCCCACGGCGTACCAGTCCGCGATGTCGATGCCCCCGCTCGCCCTGCTCGGCCCGCACAGCGTCGAATTATCCTGCTGCGCACCGCACACACGATACGGAAAATGTGTCGTCGTCGTGACGTGATAGAACTGCGCCGTAGCCTGGTCCTGCTCCGTCCACGTTCGTCCAGCATTGAACGAGACGTTCGCGCCGCCGTCGTTCGCGTTGATCATCCGCTGCGCATCGTTCGGCGCAATCCACAGATCATGATTGTCTCCGTGCGGAACCGCTATCGGACGAAATGTTCTTCCTCCGTTTGTCGAGCGGTAAAAGCCGGTGTTCAACGCGTAGACTGTCTCGGGATCCTTTGTGTCAGCGTAGATCCGCATGTAGTACCATGCGCGCTGCTGCAGATTCCGATCGGAGTTGGTGCGCGTCCAGGTTGCTCCGGCGTCTTCTGATCGAAACACTCCGCCCGAGTCTGCTTCGACGAGCGCCCAAAGCCTTCCTGCTTTGACGGGTGACGCCGTGATCCCGACTTTTCCGATCAAGCCCCGTGGCAAGCCGGGATTGCGAGTGAGCTCGGTCCAGTTCTCCCCGCCGTCGGTGGACTTGAAGATTCCACTCTGTGTCCCCCCGGACACCAGCTTCCACGGCATCCGGTAGGCGTGCCATATCGTCGCATAAATCACATCCGGATTGGCGGGGTCGAGGACGAGATCGACAGCTCCGGCCGAATCGCTGCGAAACAAAACGTTGCGCCAGGTCTTCCCGCCATCGGTTGTCTTGAAGACTCCGCGCTCCTTGTTGGGACCGTAGACGTGCCCAAGAGCCGCGACGTAAACGATTTCGGGATTGCGGGGATGAATGCGCACACGCCCGATTTGTCGCGTGTCGCCCAGACCGGCGAAGGCCCACGTCTTCCCGGCGTCTGTCGACTTGAAGACGCCGTCTCCGTGCGATACGTTGCCGCGGATTGGCGTCTCTCCCGTGCCGACGTACACGATGTCCGGATTTGATTCGCTCACCGCGATCGCACCGATTGTCCCGCCGAAGTACTTATCGGTTACGGGAGCCCACGTCATACCGGCGTCGGTGGTCTTGAACACTCCACCGCCAGTCGTGCCGAAATAGTATTCCATCGGCCGCACGGTCGAACCCGCCGCCGCGACGGATCGTCCTCCACGGAACGGGCCGATCTCGCGCCAGCGAAGCGCGGCAAACACGGTCGAGTCGTACGTTTGTCGCGCGGCAGGCCCCTGGAACGGCTTGCTAGCAGGCGGAGTTGGGGTGACCTGCGCAAATAGTTCGATCGACGCGAATGGAACGAGCAATGCAGCGAGCAGAACAGCTGCCGGGCGAATCGGGTTTGTCACGAGCAGTTTTCTCCGGGAAACGGGCCTCTGCGTGGGCAGACTATGTAGCCGCCCGCCGGCGTAATCGGCAAGTATCCGGGCCGAGCGTCACGCGAATTGCGTAAAGACAGCCCTCGAACCCCAACCAGGAGACCTGATGGCCAGCCCCCCGGACGAATCCGAATCGACGAGTGAGATGCTCGATCCCCATCGGCAGGAGGAGCGGGAGGCGGTTGCAGTCGAGCTCAGCGGCCGTCTGGCGCAGAAAGGTGTGGAGGTGGGTGCCGACGAAGATCCTGCTCAGCTCGCAGATCTGTTGAGCGCCGTCGAGGAATTCGAACGGACGGTGATCGCCGCGGGCGGGGATTTGATGGTGAACAGTCCCACTTCAACGGACCCGGAGGACGAGACGTTCGTTCTTCCGCAACGCCGCGCGGATGAGCCACTCTCGAGGTACGCGCAGCGGATCGGCGCAGCCACGAAACAGATCGGAGGTCATTCGCGCCGCTGAGGGCGTCTACTTCGCGCGCTCATTCGCGCGCTCATTCGCGCGGCTGAGGGCGCCGCTTCCAGTCGCCCGATTGGCCTCCGGTTTTTTCGAGGAGGGCAACGCTGCCTATGACCATGCCGCGGTCCATTCCCTTCGCCATGTCATAGATCGTAAGCAGCGTCGCCGCCACTGCCGTGAGCGCTTCCATCTCGACGCCGGTTTTCGCAACGGTCGATGCCGACGCAGTGACACGAACGCCGGGCAGTGACGAATCGAGCTCGAGCTCCACTGTCGCGTTCGTGAGCGCGATGGGATGGCACAGCGGGATGAGCTCCGACGTACGTTTCGCAGCCATGATGCCGGCAATTCGCGCGACGGCCATGACATCGCCTTTGGCAATCCGGTTGTCGCGGATCGCGTGGAACGTGTCTTCCGCCATCGTTATCGATCCCGAGGCGGTAGCCGCACGGATTGAGTCTGGCTTTGCGCCGACGTCTACCATCCGAGCGGCGCCGGAGTCGTCGACATGGGTGAGCCGCGTCATGACAGGCTCGTGGAAAGCTCTCTGAGGAGCCGGGCAGTAATCAGCTGCGGGTTGACGTTGCCCCCGGCTCGCTCGCGCGCACGGATAACGGCATCTGAGGCACGACTCGCTCCAAGCGCGCGGGTCTCATCAGAGTCATGAAGAGCCGCCCGCATTCGCTCCGCCACGAGCACCAGCATGGCGTCGAGAATGTCGGTGAACGACCCTCGCGCGCCCGACCCTCCAACCGACATGGCCGCCGCGTGACGGGCGGATTCGTTCTGGGCAATCGCGGCGTCGATGAGCTTTCTAGCGGCAGCAATGGAACGTCCCCGGGATTCGTCCGCGAAGAGCTGGCCCGGAGCCCCGGCAGCGAGGGAGAGACGCTCCGCAGCTGAGCGCGGTGCTCCCGACTCATCCAGCGCTGACGATACCAGCGGGTCGGCGAGCAGCGCGCGCATTGCCGACGCACCGAGACGCGGGACGCGGACGCTAACAGCGCGAGAGCGAATCGTTGGGAGCAGCGCCCCGGGCTCGCTGGACGTGAGTATCAATGTGGTTTTTGCAGAAGGCTCTTCCAGCAGCTTGAGGAACGCGTTGGCTGCAAACTCGGCACCCTCCTGCGGGACCATGCGGTCCGCGTCGCCGATAATGAAGACTTTTTTTGTCGCCATCGCCGGTGTCAACGAAGCCTGCTGAACGATCGCGCGCACCGTTGCCACGTAAATGCCGTCGCTGCCAGAAGGCGGCGCATACAGCCCGCCGTTCGCCAGCCGCTCCGCGATTGCGTCCTGATTATCGTCCACAACCGCCCTGAGATCAGGATCAGCGTCCTTGAGCCGGGGCCGCGGGAAGTACCAGTGAAGGTCGGGATGCGTGAGGTTTCGGGCGTATTCGCAGCCTCGACACTTTCCGCACGGCTTTTCGTCGGCGGCGCAGAGAAGGCGCTGCGCGAGCCAGAGGGCTAATCGCTGCTTCCCGACGCCGCGCGGTCCGTGGAAAAGCAGACTGCCCGGAAGCTTGCCGGCGTCGGCGCTCCGGGCGAGGAGCATACGGATTTCATCGTGGCCGTAGAGGTCGACTAGTGGCATGGCGAAATAATACACTAATCCCGAAAGCGTTAGATTTCAGATTCAAACGTATCTGTTCATGGCACGTTTTCTGACTGTCTTCGCGCCATCGGTGGATCGAAACGAGCGGGGATCTGATGGCTGGAGATTTGACGGGGCGAAAGGTCGCGGTACTGGCAACGGATGGAGTCGAGCAGGTCGAGCTGACCGCGCCGTGGAATGCGCTTAAAGAAGCGAGAGCGGACATTTCACTGATTTCCATCAAGAAAGGCTCGATCCAGGGCGTCATCCACAACGAGAAGGCGGACACGTTCAAGGTCAACGCTCTCGCGGGTAGCGTCAGCGGGCGCGACTACGACGCGCTGGTGATTCCCGGCGGTCTCCGAAACACGGAGGCATTGAGAGCTAACGCGGACGCGGTCAAGCTCGTGCGTGAGTTCATGGAGCTCGACAAGCCTGTAGCCGCCATCTGTCATGCACCCCGGCTGCTCGTTCAGGCGGATGCGGTGCAGGGCCGGACGCTCACGTCCGATGAGGAGCTTGCCGATGAAGTCCGCGAAGCGGGTGGATCGTGGGTGAACCGGGCAGTGCAGGTCGACCAGAAGCTCCTAACGGGGCGAAGGCCGGAGGATCTGCCGGCGTTTTGCGCGAGCCTGGTTGAGCTCCTCTCGACCGCCATCGACGAGCGGCGGCTGGACAAGATGGTGGAGCAGACCTTCCCGGCGAGCGATCCACTGCCGGGCCCGATCTCCCTCAGCTGACGGCACGCCGCCGCGGCTCGCCGGAAGGGTCTCACTTTATCCCGCAAAGTACTTGACAATCCTATCGGCTGCGCCGTAAGATATGCGTATGACATCCGTACGTCCGCTTCGTCCGCCCCCACCGCCGGAGCCGCCCGCACTTCATGTACGGGCGATGGACAACCTCGCTTTCATCCGCGACACGATGGAAGCGGCAGGATCGTTCACCGCGGTTTCCGGGTGGGGAATGGTCGCGGTCGGAGCGCTTGCTGCGATCGTTGCCGTCATTGCGGCACAGGTGCCAAC is part of the Gemmatimonadaceae bacterium genome and encodes:
- a CDS encoding gluconate 2-dehydrogenase subunit 3 family protein, with product MAFVRPTSVTRSRRNSAIVSVRCNCRGVRDIRRLGDPSHYFRMMKELALLGYFTSEIGYTKAQRYAESPGRFDPCLPHKPRELSWTSHA
- a CDS encoding PQQ-dependent sugar dehydrogenase; translation: MKIARYALLATILGCGDRSATIWARGESGFTPSGTIRLEPVGSGLRRPVYVTAPMGDARLFVVEQAGVIRVVKDGAVLPRPFLDIVSLVHSDAEQGLLSMAFHPDFNSNGYFFVYFLDRTRHIRIERFRVSPDPDVADAESRRTLLSIDKPGWEHNGGLVKFGSDGMLYIGTGDGGNTRKLSRNAQDPRSLLGKILRLDVDDEAGYTIPAGNAFRTPEGGRPEIWARGLRNPWRFAFDSATGAAYVADVGQYHREEVNVIASDRGGANFGWNMMEAGACYEAFGKARVGTMYWKLTRVFGRIPLCGTSGLVLPAVEYAHSVKGCAVIGGAVYRGRRVPVLAGHYMFSDFCGQWLRTFRYANGSAGEKREWKVGDIGQVVSFGEDGAGEMYIIADKGVFRITGLAK
- a CDS encoding glycosyltransferase family 39 protein, which gives rise to MNRRHGHEASHSKPNLKGRDDFATSDARSYNALLVALVALALALRLPGFNESLWYDELWSTRVILSSVEALMRVIGTDPHPPFYPVIMFIWIRIFGDSEISVRMLPLMCGLLTIVLTARLAAAYSGPRAAPVAALIMAISPAHIWYSQEARQYSLLLLLLTSCTWAFHKIRQSHARRWYAAYAILALCLVLTHYFAIAYVFAFTLLALPDRRARTRMLGIVGAIACVLATYLAVRWRFAALQAQLGHLRGFGIAELWKLMFEWYVTGGALGRPEHRVFPVQLGVLVVQLVLLALVVRGLNRAEVAPVPTASPEPRWDRLARRWELTLLLMVLPVALLTLGLLGAKRFYIERSAISGLPFFAIALGIGATSFRSARWRALSVGLIAGFGIVVLANYYAKADRATVGLAHPDWRAAAQWIRRQKSPSQRPVVVISIRPAVELLYYDSGFGLAERGQLGGASAPPADEREARSIRGRLKRRFPITVDSLRGTRGRIYHLPAPDVSRIKSILDREEASEFFVVTNRFITERDRLRDAIAADQSFNVEAIFEPRGLRLLRVREIAAAPQPEPFTNSRSEPSG
- a CDS encoding DUF983 domain-containing protein, yielding MPETLGESGLTLRRVTRLLGRALRLRCPNCGAKNLFASFGKLRQRCPECGLWLERGEGDYYLGAYMVALIFVETFFAVGFVAILLMTWPDPPWDLIQWGGVVVLSAGVIICYPFSKTIWLAIDLMFRPVTLDDLSADGPIETHGPLAK
- a CDS encoding MFS transporter — encoded protein: MEPDTHPSRWRLLALLSTAELLGMSLWFAASAVSPQLSALWNLDAEQAGWLTTIVQFGFVTGTALTAALNLADILPSRLLFASAALAGAIANAAVLAAGGFRSALVLRFLTGVFLAGVYPPAMKMIATWFKAQRGLAIGTVVGALTIGKATPYLVHAIPGVGVRPVVLTASAGAVIAALLVAFWYREGPYPFAARPFSWSLVAQVVRVREWRLATGGYLGHMFELYAFWTWIPAFLAASAAAMVAESRPGSEAVSLIAFGAIAVGGAGCVWGGLVADRIGRERLVTIALAASGTCCLLVGFLFGASMWVLAPLALVWGFFVVADSAQFSALVTESVPPHAVGTALTIQTSIGFLLTMLPMQIVPALARQGGWRWSFAILSLGPAAGIWAVRRLVRSRRPSRSAMPSIAGSP
- the pnuC gene encoding nicotinamide riboside transporter PnuC yields the protein MNTLEYVAAFFGVVSVYLSVRQNIWSWPTAIVNVGLYTFVFHASRLYADMGLQVIYVIVSFYGWYQWLYGGKNRTELKVSRTPPKLAVILVCIGVSFALLLGTVLHRTTNAALPYLDSLTTSTSLVAQWMMTKKLLENWIVWVAVDVVYIGMFISRALYPTAGLYLVFLVLSVMGYRQWRASLSGRDVASAQAA
- a CDS encoding M15 family metallopeptidase produces the protein MTVGHRPSPSLFRIAVFLLALGACARFQKTPEPVNTPELPLATDAAADSLLVDVQRVDSSLVAELRYATSNNFTGAPLPGYEANRAYLRDEAAVAISLANADLHREGFGLKIFDAYRPVRASEAMVAWAQRENRTNLIRDGYIAARSRHNLGVAVDVTLVELRNGTEISMGTPFDMFSPASHTANARGVIAVNRKRLRTVMERHGFLNYEKEWWHYSYEVEHPVRFDRVIR